The Erpetoichthys calabaricus chromosome 16, fErpCal1.3, whole genome shotgun sequence sequence tactaagttaTAGAAAAGATAGCAGTTTGTCCAAGGTATAGTCCACAGTATAAATTAGACAGCAGACAAAGCTGAGAaaccatatatactatatatatttatatatatatatatatatatatatatatatatatatatgtgtgtgtgtgtaaatgtatattatacatatgcacatacacacatgcacacgcacgcacacacacacacacacacacatacacacatatcaaaTGTAGTAATTATTACAAAGAGGCAAATTATCATGTGTGGCAGAATTCTACATCTGGAACGCTTCCCTTGCAGTATGTAACGTTGTTCCCTATATGACAGTCTCTGAAGCCAATCCCTCCATTTGGTGCATACAGGGGTTGTATTCTGAAATCTCCTTTCATAAACTGTTCATTATTCAGAGACACTATCTGAAAACTTGTTTCAGTCATTTCCAGGATAGAATTATCCTTTTTAGTTCCAGCTTCACAGTAGTCATCTTTTCTGCGCCCTCGGTTGTATTTCCACTTAGAGGAGGCATAACCTCCTTTCTTGTGCATGTGCCAACAGAATATGCTCAGCAAAACAACCAGGACGATGATTACAGCACCTCCTATTAAACCTGCCAGGAGGAAGGGAGAGTTTGGGTTCTGTTGAGTAGCTTGCTCTGGCCCCGAAGCCTTATTGTTAGAATTAAAAGCAGCAGGTTTAGTGGTGGCCACCGAACATACAGTATCATCTCCTGGACGATAGTTATTAAAAGCATCTAAGGGGATTATACAAATGCGATATGTGGATTTTGGCTCCAAGTTTACCAGGCTTATCCTCTGATGCTCCCCGCCGACCACCTTCTCTTGTACAATATCCCCCATCAAGCTGTGACCCATTTTAACCCACGTGACCTTGAAGGCTGTCACTAAAAAAACAGACGTCCAACTGACTTGAACGCACGAGTCGTTTACAAAAGTAAAAGAGATCTGAATTACATCCTGTGGAGGCACGTTAGTCCTTCTTTCATTCTCGACTTTAGGCGGTGGGGAACTTGTCGAAGTTGTTGTACCTGAAGGTGGAAGCAGGTCAGAATTGCCAGGAAATGCAACAGCTGTCGAGGAAACGGGAGAGGTACCAAGAGTGGTGAGGAAACTGGGAGTGGTTGAAGATGGACTTAATGACGCTGTAGTGCTGGGGCACATGATTAAATTCATATTGAGCTCTCTGATTACCATACCCCGAACTCTCTCGGGCTTGTGGCACATGAACCCACGGACATTTAATGTTGACGGTAAAGATTTTAGCCAATCGGTGACCCACTTAATGTTGCAATCACAGAACCACAAGTTGTTTCGAACAGTGAGCTGTTTCAAGTTGGTAAGCCCATCAAAGACCCCAGGTGTGAGCGACTGCAGAAGGTTATTTGAAATATCCAGTTTCTGCAGCTGTTGCAGATTGGAAAAGGTTGCTACTGGGATCTCTGTCATCTGATTATCCTGCAAGCTGAGTCGCTCTAACAAGTCTCCAGGAAGGTCAGGTGGAGGTACCGTGAGGGAATTCCGAGCCATTGCAAGTTCTACTAGCTTAGCCAAAGGCTTGAAGGTTCCCCTGGCTATACCCTCATTAGTCAAAAGATTGCCATCTAAAATTAAGCGTTCAAGCTTTGTCACATTTTGAAATGCTTGGTCAGAAATGGTAGCAATTCTGTTTTCATCAAGTCTGATCTCGATGAGATCAAGTGGCAGACCAATTGGCACACTGCTTAAATGGTTtttagacaaaaataaaagtttaaggcTAATGGCTTCCCGAAATGCAGCCTCTTCAATTCCAACAGTGGAGATGGAATTATCGTCTAGATGCAGCTCTTCTAGTTTTAACAACTGGGCAAGAGCTGCTCTAGAGATAGTCTGAATATTATTTTCCTGTAAGTGGAGCACCCGTACATTTCTGGGCAAGTTCATGGGGAACTCATCAAGCTGGTTCCCATACAGGTATACCGTGTCCACGGAAACAATATTGTGCAGCTCAACAGGAAATCCAGCATTGTTGATTTGGTTATTGTGGAGGTAGAGAGTCTTGTAACCCTCCTGTATTCCAAGAGGCACTGACGTCAAGCTCCGCTCATTACAATAAACAAAAGTTTTGTCACAACGGCACTCTTGTGGACAAGAAGCTGCCCGATAAAACTGAATATGGAGACCTAAGAGAATGGTTATCCATGATTTTAAAAAGGACACCCAGTCTTTATTCCACAGACGCGTCTGAAACTCCATCTCTTAAAGATGGAGGGaatcagtattattttttttgttgttgttgttcaactTCTGGAAACAcaaagggataaaaaaaaaaaaataatatagagAAATAATACCAAAATCCCGAAAAACACAATGTCTTAAACTTGGAACAGTGATGCTTACGTCTCCAGTAAATATgctatgttgaaaaagtcaaagtAATCCTTCTGTAATTGCTTGTCCTAAGCTCCAAATACAAGAGCAATAGTCTCATTAACTTGCGTTGCTCTTCTGGCTGACTCCATCCATGCTTGGATATCAGATGATGGCATAGCTCATCATTTTGCTTTCAGCCAGgcaagggccaatttaaaatcatgcAGCACAGAGAGACATCGGAAATACCCAGCAGGTTTATCATGCAGGACTCCCACTGTATTGCTAGCTCGTCACACACTGCTGATCCTTGACAGAGTTAGCCTCCTTCGGACTTGACATTTGGGTCCAAAAcctattgaaataaaataaagaggctataaataatttacaaaacatgCAGACAAATCTGTTTGAATTATGGAATCTACATTTCAAttatttcctaaaaaaaaatgctgtgtaTTTTAACAAAGCTCTTTACAGATTGGGCAGACACAAAGTGATAATTATCTCCATCAAAAACCAACCTGCTGCTATCTTCATTTACATCtgaagaattattttaaaatagtaataataagagaGATTAAACATGTCAATTCAAAGAGTTTCATTTGGGCTGTTgtctctcctttttttttgttttcaagaaCGTACTGCCTAACAAATTGACTAATTCAATGAAGCAATTCATGTTTTGAAATGAGCCGTCAATAAGCTTAAACTTGTTCCTCTGATGCAATTCAAAATAAAGTTAGCaattattaaaagaaagaaagaaagaaagaaagaaagaaagaaagaaagaaagaaagaaagaaagaaagaaagcctaCCATAGTTAACAGTGAAAACTAATTAAATTTCATAGAGCGTAAAAGACTTTATAATGATTTCCTACATGAAGAAGATACTGTGCTATTTAAAAAATTGGTAAAGGTTGGCATCTAACAGAAGGAACTGAATTTTTCAGCCTGTCAAATTCTATAAGAATTGACGCATCTCTATACCACCGGCCTCAGGCCACAACCATGTGAAAATTCATCTATAACTTCAAATATGTtctgtcataaaaaaaaaaaaaaaaatcaagaacaaaacaGCATCAACTGATCATATCAGATTTAATTTAGTTTGAATATAATTCTCCTATAAGTGCCTttagaatttttaatatttatacatttttaatattctaaGCGGTgctttacaatatatttaatctGTCTTCCCTGTGCAACTGACAGCTATCTTAatgacatttttcctttttcaaatatTCCTTCCTATAATATGATGTGATCCAGAAGATGGCACCTTTTAAACAAATGGCCACGAAGCTAACTTCTTATGAAACCTTGGTATGACAAACAGAACcagtcaacaaaaagcagattGGAGAGCTTGGCAATTTAGCTGTCAGACGAGCAGTGAAAGTTATGATAAATATACCGTTTCTCTGTGAAAATATATAGTGCCAAAGAGTGTGtgcaaggtcaaatcaacaaagctgtTGACCTAAACCAGTTtacatttgattttcttttgctcCTATTAAATTTTCTCTTGGGCAAACTGATTTGTCCAAGTTAATTAGCACtgcaattaaaaattaataagtagtaaatgacttattGGCATTATATGCATCCATAGACATATAAATATACAGAGCATAGAGAAACCTGGAAAGCAGAGTCGTTGACAGTGGTTCAGAATTGAACCATTCTTCATATCTATCAGCATCAATCCATCAATATGTTTCTGAACAGTGAATTGTCTTCATAGGCAGCTGAGAGGCACGCCACTGGCATTAGCATGGCAGGCTGATTTAAAATGCAAACTATCCTTTATTGGAACAAAAGCCCCTCTTTATTCCAGGCATTCTCCAAACTAAAACGGCTAGGATTTGTATGTAAGTTTTAATTTTATGCCATTCCATTTCCTACCCAGGCTTCCCAAAACATTTTCCCCCATAATGAATATTTTGCCAGGTACATGGATGAATGCATTTAAATAAAACGCATATATTAGTATCTATATACTAACGTGATAACAATGGTAAAAGGTTCCAGCTATATCTActgtctcttttttattattttaagacaaaaataatacaGCGATTTCACTGTATATGGTCAAACAGGAACTATGCCCGGGTTCATTTTTAAGAATGATCGGTTCAGTTTTGAAAGATTCTGTGCGACCTACATGTTCAGATTGCAAatgtgacaattaaaaacaattcaaagttGCAGATCGTGCATTTAATCGGGCATCGATTTGTCATAATCTGAAATAGGTGTACTTACTGtaggattatttaaaaaaatcttcgcaATGACGCAGTAGTGTGCAGAATAAATGGATTGTTTTAACTATTGGCATTACTCGGGCTGCTGCATGCAATGCACATCTCTTGTTCCCAATTGTATATTCCAGTACAAGGCTGCATCGATGATTTTTATCCAACTAGCAATATGCCAACTTTAAAGCAATACTTAATAGAGCGtcccgttttatttatttattttagattataATATATAGAGAGAGCTATGTCACCTGACTCCCCAAACCGTCCTTATTCTAACTTGAATGACTTCACGCGTTCAACCCCGTAAAAGCACACGCAGGACTAAACTGAAGAATCTGACGAGATCTGGGAATAAAATGCAAGGTGTCAGGTTGAATGATGACGAATAGAAAATATATGAAGTGGAAACACACATTTACCTTGAAATGTTTTGTAGTCCTTTTCATATCTGAGAACTTGAAGCCCTCTCCGCTCTCAGCAGTGACTGCGGCCAGTCGCTCTATGCGCTGGGGAGAAGCGCCACATCCCAGGGTGCTGGCAGTCCCCCGCTTGCGCGACTCGGGCTGCCTCTGTGCAGCGCAGCGGCTCCGCGCTCCGCGGGCTGCATGACCGCTCAGTCCTGCGGAGCCCAGGCTCAGCCGCGTCTCGGTCACGCCGCTCCGTCTTTCCACACAAGAATCATTCTCGGTCTCGATGCGTGCTGTTTCTCCTCTCCCTTCTGCTGTGCgctccttcaagagattaaagGATTACATTAGGCAAAAGCTGTGGAGACTTCTTGCTCCCTCTCCCTGTGTGTCCCAAGCGCTATGCGTGCGTTTCCTCTGATTGCTGCCTGATACTCCAATAATAATGTCTCAGATTTGATTGCTTACTGCTAAATGTAAGACTTGCCTTTCCCCTTGGAACCCCTGGGAGATGTTTACAGTAATGAATTCAGTAGATAGCGATCTCTCCACtgccttctcttctcctctcctctcttctctgtctctctctctctctcctctctctctctctctccttttctcaTTCTGTCCCTCCCTTTCCACAAGCGTGAAACGCGGGGGGGCACCATTAAAAGGCTAAACGCCTAGAGATGTTCACACTTTACCTCTTCTtgtactgcaagacagcagttaAAAGGAGAAAGAGCCGAATCAGTGCTTTAATACATTCGGAGGTATAATGCTCACCACCTATGAAACTTACACGTTTCATTCAGCAATGCGAGATTCACTGCGCCGATCCTTCCACAACTATGCATCAGCGCTCTTAAACACACCTACATGGAAATTTAGAGGGATGGCCCAGGATATTCGATTACATCATTTTCTcaactttactttacttttcagGTCCTAACCTTATCAAACATACCAATGCACTGATCTGAACTGGAATCTTCAAaacctttacacacacatataggaACACTCAAGTAAACTAAATAAGTGAAAGATCACTCCTGTTCAACAGAATACATCAGTCAACAggtataataaataacaaatggtTGACGGGTCTGGGTGGAGGGGCTGTGACGAAATGTCCTGTCACTAGTCCGTCAGACTCTAACGCCAGAGCCAGATGTATCAAAGAAGGGCagagcgagacaagactttcaGCATGAAAAACTGTAACAGAGGCGACTTTCTTCACTCTCTCTCTGTTCTGGGACAGCAGGGGGCCCCCATACCCACCCACTCATTTCGAGaacctttttaaagtttttcctcattttgtgctCATTTATGACCGGAGggtgggggggggcgggggggggggggggggggcgagttTTAGAACAGGACATGGACACACCTAAAAAATATCTATGTCAGGGTTCAAAATGTCCCACTTGAATTGTGGAGCCATTTAATAAATTAGGCAGGCCCACGtttccctcaaaaaaaaaaataaaataaaatcatcatcatcaaaggACAAACTGGAGTGTTCTTCTGGTATttcttagttatttttttctacacTCTAAACATGAATTGATCTTTACTGCGCTATACTGGGCAGTGTGGTGCCTCATAGAACTTgtgcttgacaaaaaaaaaaaacattttattctcaGAAGAGTTCTTTGTAAGTGAAAtgggttctttgggctttgaaaaggttcataatatgtggacaaaactgaAATCCTTATAGGCAGGAtaataacagatcaagaaaacccaaACTTAGCCTGCATTCTTGTATTCCGCGAGTGTCCCTTTAAAATCAGGTATTTCACTCATCTGttgccatctattcatggttatttatggagcctgttacagatttaaacaaataaaggttCCTTCTGgagccttcatgtggatggttcttttaggAATCAAAAATGGCTCCCCTATGACACTggtctgaagaaccactttggcacctttattttttaggGGGTACCTGGTTTTAGTTTTGCATTCATCCAATTTTGATCCCAATTTTCCAGTTCAGGGGATGCAACCTACCTTGGCACTGATGGACCTACGGCAGGAGCCAGCAGCTGCCATTccatcacacatacacacacattcagcttAGGGTCAGATGAGAGTCACTACATGCCCTGACTGCAAGTATTTCAGCAGGGGGAAGAGGCAATATGGAGTCCCCTGAGGAATCCCACGTGCACATggaaagaacattaaaaaataagtaaataaataacattgacGCTCCAGAAGAAACCAAAGAAAATTGAGAAAAAGAAGGAAGGCACCTTTTTTATTGATCTCTTGAATGAGCAAGCAAGGGGGATGTGCTTGTTTTTGCAGCTGCAGTTCATTACGTTGGACTGTTAAGCACTATTTAAGTTTGAATCaactgtatgaaaaaaaaaatcccagcagCCAATCTAAGCATAATTAAAGACATATAAGCTAAGCAAAACTAGGTAGAAAGAaggaaagatatttaaaaaaatgtgttttattgttttatagacataatgaagaaaacaagcAGCCAATGCACAGACAGCACCGCCTGATTTTGTTCTCTTTAGCTCATTTACTGCCTAATCATTATACTAATATTGGACTCATTCTGGCACGTGCAATTAGCAAAGACTTTGCTCTGTTGGCCAAGCTAAGAAAAGCTTTTAACATAACGTGGTCGTTGATAATAAGTGGAACTAACAGGTGAGAGAAGCAGAAAATATGTAAGGGAGAGTGGGTTGTGCGCTGCGTTTTTAAGTGCCTTGTCTGTATGAGGTTATGGCTGCAGTTTTAGTCCTCAGAGAAAAATCTAGCCACACAAATTCAGTCCCTGATGAGAGCTAAACCTCGACACTAGCACAGATACACATGTGGCATCGCAAATGCTTTTCCAATCTCCCACCTATCATAGATCGCAAATTATCCCCAGAATTGTTAGAGGTAAAGAGAACTGGGCAtactctgtagatagatagatagatagatagatagatagatagatagatagatagatagatagatagatagatagatagatagatagatagatagatagatagatagatagatagatagatagatagatagatagatagatactttattaatcccaaggggaaattattaTCATGACGTCTGGCTAAACTGCCCTGTGCAGGTGATGGACTGTCTTctgtccagggttgattcctgccttgctcttTGTGCAGCATAGATGTGCACTTTAAGGATGGATAGTTGGatggatttctttttaattatgtaattgctctcaatttaccagtcgatctatgttcctaccctcacctatggtcatgagctatgggtagtgaccgaaagaacgagatcgcgaatacaatcggccgaaatgagtttcctccgcagggtgtctgggctctcccttaaagatagggtgagaagctcagtcatccaggaggggctcagagtagagccgctgctcctctgtatcgagagcagtcagatgaggtggctcgggcatctggtgaggtgttccgggcacgtccaaccgggaggaggccccggggaagacccaggacacgctggagggaatatgtctctcgactggcctgggaacgcctcgggattctcccggaagagctagaagaagtggccggggagagggaagtctgggcatctctgctcaagctgctgcccccgcgatccaacctcggataagcggaagaggatggatggatggatggatatgtaattGTTAGAGGTATTTATTTAGAATGATACACAGAGCACGTAAGCTACAcagctttgtgaatttccccttgggattaataaagtatctatctatctatctatctatctatctatctatctatctatctatctatctatctatctatctatctatctatctgtctgtctgtctgtctgtctgtctgtctgtctgtctgtctgtctgtctgtctgtctgtctgtctatctatctatctatctatctaatatgtgaagcccatgcagacacaaggaggaCATGGAAACTCCACTCAGCCAACCGAGCCTGGATACTAACtgtaatattctaaaatattcattATGACTTAACGTTTGCATAAATTTCACATGCAAGCAACAAGTGTTGCAATTTGCAGACTttgaaattttgactcatcaataTGTTCATCAAGTTTGATCTGAAGTATCCATCGAttgatctgtccatccattttgagTCCTGTTGGTTAGTTAGCCATTAATATAAACAGTTCCGGTTTTACATCAAGTCAATGTCTACAAACGCTGAAGAATGGGCAGTGCCGTTCATTCCTCCGCTCATTTAATCAGTTTTGGGATTCTCTTTTAACACGTAAGAACAAATGTGAATGTGTGTGCTCAGAAGAGGGGGCATCCCATGTCGTTATGCATTTTGTTGCGGAGATGGGCAAAAATAAAGCATACAGGTCTGTGGTTTAAATGTTACTGACTTATAGATATGTAAAGTAACAAGTTACTCAATTTATAAATACTATCATATCCTATGGAactttagaaagtcatttttatatttcccattttcatttacttgcttggcagacacttttatccaaagcgacttataaaagagttaaacataatCAATTAACATTAATCAAGTGCagcctggtggcacagtggcagtgctgctgctttgtactAAGGAGACCAGGCAGAGTTCatgtcctgggtgctccctgcctggagtttccatgttacATGagttgtccctggtgtgtgtgtgtgtgtgtgtgtgtgtgtgtgtgtttgcccaggAATTGTCTCTGCCTTGCACCCCGATATTTGGTGGTTTGACTCCAGCctccccacgaccctgccctgaataagtgggttaagaaaatggatggataacaaagGCGAGTCCATATATAGATAGGATGGGATGTTTTTGAAACAAGACAGTTTTAGGTTTACTACATGAACTTTTATGTTATATACGGCCTTTCATAGATTTGACATCACAAGAGTTATAACAAAGTTAATGAAGAGGCTGCAGTACACGACCCATCAAGTGGATTAACCGTTCAGTAAACttcattctttgtttattttataacagtGGACTCTATCACCAACaagtttgctttaattttaaattatttttttaaagtttgtaccCTTTCTATAATGTATGCTATGTGGGTCTAAACAACTACATGACAATTATGTTTCGACCTCTAATTTGAAACCGTTGCTTGAAGGATGCATCATTTAGCATGGCACCATGATTCTGTGTAAAGTAGATGTGGCACAAATCTGGGCACTCTCACCTGACCTTGATCTTTCTGCCCCAGTAAATAAGTACTGCATGGAAACTGCTTAATATTGGCTATTGCTATTTAATTACTGTTATGCCTGCCCTAGCTCCGTGGACATCCAAGTGACATTAAATTAATGACAAAAGGATGACTTAATGGATGGCCTGTGGTTAAAATGCGAAATGCTGATTATGTCGTGCATGATTGATCGATCGCATCAATTTGTGATCATTAGTCACAGATGACAAGATGTAATGCCAAATTCCTGACTGATGATGATGCATGTTCTATATTTGCAAGAAAGGAGAAAAGTCATGAAAATTAATTATGACACGGAAAAAAAATACTACCAAAAAAGTTTAAACCTCTATTTTATAGGGTTAATAATAATCAGCGGCatacaaaaacagtattttttttcggTGCAACTCTTACTGCATTtagcacagtttttaatgttatatGCCAGCCAAATTGGCACTGAGCTGTCACagctggcatttctaaattgtcaTAATGAAAATTTGATCAGAATCTGGCTTGTTTCATATTAATGCTGTAATAGGGCACATGATCCACAAGTGGAGAGGAGACACATATGTCTGTAGTGATCAAGACTGTCAGTCTGTTGTGTTTGTGCTGGTAAAGGTACATCTAGTTACCCCCAAGTTTATCATTTTCAATCACATTCACTCGGTGAAAGGATAAAACAATACAATGACCTACTGAAAAACTACAAACAATTAGAAAATAAATGCTGGGATGTACCTGGTTTTTCTGTGTCATCCACTCACTAAAATATGCATTTTCTGCCTTTTATAGAAGGGAAAACATAGCAGTGCGTTGACAGTCAgcgcatttattaaaaatatccatGAGATAAtaaatgtcactttttttttttccttttcaataaaGCATTTTATCTATTGAGATGCAGTATTATTATGAATTCAGAAGAGCTTTATCCAGTTCGCAGATTGACAGCATGTATTGTAAATAACCCACCAGCCTTGGTAAAAATCCAGTATAATCCCTTAAAAATCCAATCCAGAAAGCAAATAGAATATTTCCAAGATCTGACTACCCTGATACGCATAATACTGGAAGCTATCAACAGATTTAACAAGCACACTCTGATTACTCTAAAGCTGTGGACATCTGTAACGCTGCAACTACAGTAATCCAAACCGAGGTGGCAGTAGTGTATAGACTTACATGGTTAGCTCTCCAAGAGGGCCGCGGACAGCATGCAGGGGAATTTATTTGAACATCGCAACTGGCCTCTGCAGGATAAAGACTCCAGAATCACACGCTGTGGTGGTAGTTTAAATGATATTAAACCCCTTTCATTTTCCAAACGTACTTCTTTCCCATTCGTCCTAAAATCTCACTTATCATTTTATACTTTAAACAAATCTGAtattaaattttataatttaCTGAAGACAGTTCAGTGGCCCGAAATTATTACTGAACTACGAATGTATGAATttcacacacactagtcaaatctgATATTAGATTTGCCCAATACTATATATCCTTATGTCATCTGGCAAATGAGATTTAATTCTACAAAGCAGCCCTGAATCATCTGCTCCTGCAGAATTGCAAAAGTCAGGAATTAATCATAATTTGTAACAGTCTAACTGGTGATTATTTGAAAAAGGAGATGCATAAAATCTTTTCAGCAGATTATTTCTGTGTAACGGAAATAAGGTTACCTACAGTActtatggtgtataaaatgaaatgataaaatattcACATCTATAGGAATTTGGGCTCTCAAATTTTTTGAACTACGGTGTGTAAAGAATGCAGGATATTTTTAACAGACattttttacttgcatgtttgctaaagggcggcatggtggcgcagtgggtagcgctgctgcctcgcagttgggagacctggggacccgggttcgcttcccgggtcctccctgcgtggagtttgcatgttctccccgtgtctgcgtgggtttcctccgggtgctccggtttcctcccacagtccaaagacatgcaggttaggtggattggcgattctaaattggccctaatgtgtgcttggagtgtgggtgtgtttgtgtgtgtcctgcggtgggttggcaccctgcccaggattggttcctgccttgtgccctgtgttggctgggattggctccagcagacccccgtgaccctgtgttcggattcagcg is a genomic window containing:
- the si:dkey-87k14.1 gene encoding leucine-rich repeat transmembrane protein FLRT2; the protein is MEFQTRLWNKDWVSFLKSWITILLGLHIQFYRAASCPQECRCDKTFVYCNERSLTSVPLGIQEGYKTLYLHNNQINNAGFPVELHNIVSVDTVYLYGNQLDEFPMNLPRNVRVLHLQENNIQTISRAALAQLLKLEELHLDDNSISTVGIEEAAFREAISLKLLFLSKNHLSSVPIGLPLDLIEIRLDENRIATISDQAFQNVTKLERLILDGNLLTNEGIARGTFKPLAKLVELAMARNSLTVPPPDLPGDLLERLSLQDNQMTEIPVATFSNLQQLQKLDISNNLLQSLTPGVFDGLTNLKQLTVRNNLWFCDCNIKWVTDWLKSLPSTLNVRGFMCHKPERVRGMVIRELNMNLIMCPSTTASLSPSSTTPSFLTTLGTSPVSSTAVAFPGNSDLLPPSGTTTSTSSPPPKVENERRTNVPPQDVIQISFTFVNDSCVQVSWTSVFLVTAFKVTWVKMGHSLMGDIVQEKVVGGEHQRISLVNLEPKSTYRICIIPLDAFNNYRPGDDTVCSVATTKPAAFNSNNKASGPEQATQQNPNSPFLLAGLIGGAVIIVLVVLLSIFCWHMHKKGGYASSKWKYNRGRRKDDYCEAGTKKDNSILEMTETSFQIVSLNNEQFMKGDFRIQPLYAPNGGIGFRDCHIGNNVTYCKGSVPDVEFCHT